The following is a genomic window from Fusarium verticillioides 7600 chromosome 5, whole genome shotgun sequence.
GACGAGGCCCCTTCTGTGAATAGATTTGGTTTTCTGGATCATTCCGTTTTGTAGGGGGTTCTCAGTGATTATTTGTTCTGCTTGGTTGACTCTTAACCTGAGTTCGTTGTGTTTCTCTTGGTCACTTACACCAGTCTTCGCATCACCACTTATACAAGTCCACTCATTTATCTACCCGCGGCTTTATAGCCTTGAAACAAACCCAGTTGCCAGCCATGGACGTTGTCCTCGAGGTCGTCGATACATTTATCGCCGATTACGCATACGCCTACTTTCACCCAAAGCCTCCGGCTCCTTATGATTTCCCATCGCCCTCAAACTCGACAGATACGTCGGCCAAggccttctcaacatggacTTACAAGCCAGCCACTCAATTCATCACGTTTGAGCCAGCAGAGGAGGCATACATGAGCGCTTGGGATCGTGACAATCCTCTTCGACAAGCTCTGACTCTATATCTCATCACTTGGTCAGTCTTCATTCTGAGATTGATGGATTCAGCTAATAAGCTTTAGGATCTTTGGGCTTCTCGTCTACTTCATCGTCGCGACACTCTCgtacatcttcatcttcgacaAGCGAACATTTGACCATCctcgcttcatcaagaaccaagTCCGCCTTGAGATCATTGCAGCCAACAAGGCCATGCCcgtcatggccatcatcaCGGcacccttcttcctccttgaaGTGCGCGGATACGGCAAACTCTACGACACCACCGAAGATGGACCCGGGCTCTGGTACGACTTCTTCCAGTTCccgctcttcctcctttttACCGACTTCTGTATATACTGGGctcatcgctggcttcacCACCGCCTGGTCTACAAGTACCTGCACAAGCTTCATCACAAGTGGATCATGCCTACGCCCTTTGCTAGCCATGCTTTCCACCccctcgatggcttcacccaGTCATTGCCATACCACATCTTCCCCTTTATCTTCCCGCTCCAGAAGATGGCATATGTGGCGCTCTTCGTGTTCGTGAACCTCTGGTCTGTCATGATCCATGATGGTGAgtatctcaccaacaaccccGTTGTCAACGGCGCTGCTTGCCACTCTCTTCACCACTCCCGCTTTGAGGTCAATTACGGCCAGTTCTTCACTGGCTTCGACCGTATGGGCGGAACATATCTCATGCCTGAGCAGTGGATGTTCGAGCGTAATATAAAGATGTCAGAGGGtcgatggaagaaggagattgagaaggtcgatgagcttattgaagagattgaaggtCAAGACAACCGTACATACGGTTCGTCTAGCACCAAGAAGACTCAATAGATGTGCTTCTGGCTAGCCCTCAAGTCCATTGCCAGTTTCTGGCAAACCGGATTTGGGCACTTTCatgcatcaagaccaaatCTTGGGCGCTCTCGTCAGCAGAACAGGCACTTGTCACTAAGCGTCAGTAAATGACCATGCCAGTTGACAAGTTTGCCCGTCCCCCGGTCTAGCGTTGGGCATTCTTTGTATATACACTTCGACCTTTGTATGGTattcactcactcatggCGTTTGGCGGAGATCACGATGATATGATGAATTCATCGATTGCATATTTGGTACTAGCAAATAAGAAAAGTACAATAGCTGACTGGGCAGACGGAGCCTACTCAGTTAATAACCATTTCGCATCCCACCTTAACTCCTTGCCTTACAGATCATAAGTGAAGTGCAGGCTGCTGATATCAAATCCTGTATTGAACAATCCGAAAACGCTGCCGAAACTTAGAGGAATAAGGAAAGCGCATAACAAATCAGGGAAACCAAAAATAGGTATAGGAAATTGCATCTGGTGTGCCAACGTAAAAAGTGTTTCGAGTCAAGCAATCTATCGCTTCGACATAGTGTAGTTTTGGAATGATGCGGGAGCATCAAATTTTGCAGAGTAGGAATAATAATATTCGGAGAGTCGACTTCGTAGTCGAATATCGTCGTTTGCTACGTTTCTCGTCGGGTGTTTCGCATGTTCACGCAACTCCTATGAGAAGCTCACGAACTTCGGATCCCTCGGTAATCCATCAGCGCCAATACCGTTGGCCTTGAATCGGTTCTCCATGTAGACCTTCCTCGCCTGGTCAAagttcatcctcctcttcttcatgatagCGAGaacctcggccttggccGCATCGTCAAGACCAGCGCGCGAATCGCCTGATTCGACATTTCCAGAGAGATCAAAGGTATTGCTGGAAAGACCGGCCTCGATATCGCCTGCGAAACTGTTGGGGAGTCGGGAGTAGATGTAGTCTGCGCCAGGGAGTCTGGGTCGTAGATGTTGGACGTGGGGGATCCAGTGGGCgcgggtgaagaagaggactgtgccgaggacgagggcgaagaaggagatcgagTAGAGAAGATACGACATGTTGGGCGAGTTTGTATTGTAttgaagagagagatggtTGGTAGTGGAGGTCGATCGACTGATTTATGTGCAACACAGCGATACGATCGGGGGACAAAAGAGAGGAACGGCCAAGTCGCAGGCGTGTAAAAGAGAATAGAACTTCAAAGTTGCATGATCAATAAATAGCCCGTCTCTGGTCAAAGACGGACTACCAAAACTCGCAAGTGCAGAGTTTATTAGTCGTGGTTTGATATCTCTCGGCCGccgcaaagcaaagcaaggTCCGGATTTGAATAAGTGCAAGTGGAAGTCCAGCAAGAAAAGTGAAAAGACGAGCCTCCTTCGCTTTGTCTCAGGAATGAAAGTGCTGACGTGACTCTGTTTGCGAGGCCTCGGGCTCCCTCTCCCAATCAATTAAGCCACGCGTTTTCTGGCTTGGCACAGCCGCTACAGGCACAAGGACACGCATGTTGGTTCTGAAGTTGTTTATTGAGAGATAGAGGCATATACGCTGTAGATAGATATCGGCCACTGAACCGAGCAATGTGCCCTCCTTTCACTACTAGGAATGAGCTTTGAATGTCTCATTGTATGACATCAGTGGTCGGTCGTATCAAACCATTCGCCTCTCGACTCTGTTCCAATGAATTTACCCACTGACACTCTCCATGGGCCAGTCTTTCGATGCTCCCGCCCGCCGGGCCCCCTTTGGCCAGTAAAGTCAGCATGATGGGTGTCTAGCCCTGTTTGGCAAGCTAGGCGAGCCCCATAATTTCGCTACGCACAATTCTCGCCGACTTTGGTGAATAGTCTTTGGAACTGGATatctcgacgacgacaacctcaagcttcacTCTCCCCGGTCAATTTTCACGCCAAAACCTCCATTCACAATGTCTACCGCCCAGGAGCTCTCCAACATTTCCTCGGACCTGATCTGGGAGATCGTCCGTGAGTCTCCCTTCGACGAATTTCTCATATGATGATATGAATTTTGGCCTACGATATGCGCCTTGTTATTGAAGAAGTCAATTACTGAAACGTTTTTGCGATCGCGCAGGTGACAACAACTGCTTCTccgccaagagcaagaagaacggCGGTGTTCAGTTCTCCCGAGACCCCCTTAACCTGACCAACAAGACTTCTCGCAAGGTACGATTCTGTTCCCGAGTTTTGATAGCCTCTCGGATATTCGAGGGGTCATGGGAGATCGTGTGCGCTAACTCGCCTCACAGCACGCTGGTttcgtcaacgacaaggtACGACCACAACAGCCCCGGTGAAGACGTCTCGACTCGATGAACGTACGATGCTAAACAAACCGAATTAACAGGCCCTCGGTATCACCTCTGGCGAGAAGGGTGCTATTGTTGtcacctccaagaaggcccAGCCCAACAAGCCCGCCCAGAACCTTGTCAAGACCTCTTACAGTGGATCCAAGAGCAACCGCAAGTGAGTATTCGACTGCCAACAGCGTCGTTGTTATTCGACATCGAACATTGGCGGAACGGGGCTGACCGTGATTCTTTCGCACAGGACCTACCAGGCTGTTGCCAACCAGGCTGCCAAGAACGGTTACCGTGCTGACCTCCGCTCCGCTGCCGTTGAGCGTGCCTCCGCCCTCAAGAAGTCCAACAAGCCCGTCAAGCCCGAGCCCGAGCAGAAGCTCCGTggcaacaaggccaagaaggccgccgccgccgctgaGGAGAACTAAGCTGTCTAATACCAAGATAGAAATGTATTGTGAATAAGGCTGGGGTATGAAGCTAGGGAGGCAAGCTGCATAGCCCACAACTGATGAAAAAGAGATCAGTGTGGGAATAGCACATGAACCGAGGTCTCTGGGTCATTCACTGCTGGAGTTAGTGAGCTTAAAACGAATGAATATCTCGCTGGCAATATCGCCGGCAACCCAAAATTTGTTTCTCAGAACAAGAGAGTGAGTGTATGTTGGTGAATGTATGATGGGGGTCATATCAACGACAATTGAGGCTGAACTACGTTTCGATATACTGTACCTTCAGTGACGTAGCACAACAAGAGTCTCAGCCAATAATTAAATACATGAACGGCATGGACGGTCTGGACAAAGTCCGCATTAACCACGTCTCTGATCATCCATCTGTGGAGGCTCACGATCTTGTCTGGATGTGTAAGTGCGAAGCGGTAGAATTCGGGTCATGACTTCGGTACCACGGGATACCGAGGATCATGCCGAATGTCAAGGCGCCGAGGATCCTCATAAATGCGATTGAGACGTCACTGTCCCGGATAAGTTCGGAGCAATATCTTGAACAACAAGATCATATGTCGGAATGTTTTGATGCTCAAGGCCTCATATAGCCACAATTCGGAATTAGTTTTCTTGGATTAGACGCATGTCAATCTCCAGACGCTGACCAAGGTGAAGGGCACGAAACATGGTTGGTGCAATAGACGCAAGTCATCCACCGAAGTCAGTTTCTGAACGACAAATATCCGGCTGCCAAACGATATGAGGCATATCAACATCCGGATGCTGGAGGTTACCATCCGTGGAAGTATCGGGAAAAGACCAAACTTGTTTGACAAGATATCAATCAAGAATCGTGACGATGTTTCAAATGACTTGGCTCATACTCAAACTGAGCTAATaacaaccaaccaccaaggTTGCAGAGATGCATTTCGAAATTTCCAAATTTGGTAGCGGGGAGGGATCAGCCGCCCCCTCACCTTGGTGGCTTGAACATCTAGtttgttgatcttctgcAAACAGTGAATTCATGTAACGAGAGGGCATCGTCCACTTATAAGTTACAGACCCAGTAAGGGAAGAGACAGAGCGAGTAATACAAGGTGGGGTTTACACGATAGGATTACCAACACTTTCATATGAGCGACTTGTTGAATTGCCCTCGTGGAGCTTGGTTGGACAATTGAGTTTGGATCTGGTGTGCTCACCGGAGTTGGGCCAGGGTAAAGATCGCTCCCAACTCGGGGTTGCGACTGTCAG
Proteins encoded in this region:
- a CDS encoding C-5 sterol desaturase encodes the protein MDVVLEVVDTFIADYAYAYFHPKPPAPYDFPSPSNSTDTSAKAFSTWTYKPATQFITFEPAEEAYMSAWDRDNPLRQALTLYLITWIFGLLVYFIVATLSYIFIFDKRTFDHPRFIKNQVRLEIIAANKAMPVMAIITAPFFLLEVRGYGKLYDTTEDGPGLWYDFFQFPLFLLFTDFCIYWAHRWLHHRLVYKYLHKLHHKWIMPTPFASHAFHPLDGFTQSLPYHIFPFIFPLQKMAYVALFVFVNLWSVMIHDGEYLTNNPVVNGAACHSLHHSRFEVNYGQFFTGFDRMGGTYLMPEQWMFERNIKMSEGRWKKEIEKVDELIEEIEGQDNRTYGSSSTKKTQ
- a CDS encoding ribosomal protein L28e; this translates as MSTAQELSNISSDLIWEIVRDNNCFSAKSKKNGGVQFSRDPLNLTNKTSRKHAGFVNDKALGITSGEKGAIVVTSKKAQPNKPAQNLVKTSYSGSKSNRKTYQAVANQAAKNGYRADLRSAAVERASALKKSNKPVKPEPEQKLRGNKAKKAAAAAEEN